One Fuerstiella marisgermanici DNA window includes the following coding sequences:
- a CDS encoding sodium:calcium antiporter yields the protein MSANQINEQSDSGDAGPNWIGLGISLAILLSFLALWRLGGSNLNSPYALPYLMAQVALISVVIWQVCDPFADAAQWIGETFRIPSSIRGATLDAIASSMPELFSGIFFVIVALNAVESGDSNQAARIAAGAEGFSSTIATCAGSAVYNMILIPAFCALVISFTRKDRPTIDVDDEVISRDGIWFVCCQILLIFFLFQDSMSWWMGGVFLLLYLMYVLQLCGDARKYRIVRSLLKKRFEQHGAGESAGAVMKALKAEGLKVGPAMIVRAQDDFAENGLARVDDTEPPEGAAGAFFGCFSIPLTKATVWGIIVSTTIMAAVACYFLVEATIATAEVLHVNAFFVAVILAAAASSVPDTFLAIAAARRGDDSGAVSNAFGSNIFDICICLSVPLFVNSYLTGWAPVSLLQDGKPMAGLMGLRILLVALTVTNLAIMWHNRQITRFKAFVMCGLYAVFIAYAVLESQGLLFSGN from the coding sequence ATGTCCGCAAATCAAATTAATGAGCAGTCCGACAGTGGCGATGCTGGTCCAAATTGGATCGGACTTGGCATTTCGCTGGCAATCCTGCTTAGCTTTCTCGCCCTTTGGCGACTCGGCGGTAGCAACCTGAATTCGCCATACGCGCTGCCGTACCTGATGGCTCAGGTGGCGCTAATTTCTGTAGTCATCTGGCAGGTGTGCGATCCGTTTGCCGATGCGGCTCAATGGATCGGCGAGACATTCCGTATCCCAAGTTCTATTCGAGGGGCCACGCTGGATGCGATCGCCAGTTCCATGCCGGAACTCTTCAGTGGCATCTTCTTTGTCATCGTCGCATTAAACGCGGTGGAATCCGGCGACAGCAATCAGGCGGCCAGAATCGCAGCCGGTGCCGAAGGATTCAGTTCGACCATCGCCACGTGCGCCGGCAGTGCCGTGTACAACATGATTTTGATCCCCGCGTTCTGCGCGCTGGTGATTTCGTTCACTCGCAAAGATCGGCCCACCATCGATGTCGACGACGAAGTGATTTCGCGCGATGGCATCTGGTTTGTGTGCTGTCAGATTTTGTTGATCTTTTTCCTGTTTCAGGATTCCATGAGCTGGTGGATGGGCGGCGTCTTTCTGCTGCTGTACCTGATGTATGTACTGCAACTTTGCGGCGACGCCCGCAAGTACCGCATTGTTCGTTCCCTGTTAAAAAAGCGGTTCGAACAGCATGGCGCCGGCGAAAGCGCGGGCGCTGTCATGAAGGCCTTGAAGGCGGAAGGGTTAAAGGTCGGCCCGGCGATGATTGTTCGAGCTCAGGACGACTTTGCCGAAAACGGGCTGGCTCGAGTTGACGACACAGAACCACCGGAAGGCGCTGCCGGTGCGTTCTTTGGCTGCTTTTCCATCCCACTGACGAAAGCCACCGTGTGGGGCATCATCGTTTCTACGACGATCATGGCCGCAGTCGCATGCTACTTCCTTGTTGAAGCGACGATAGCAACGGCCGAAGTGCTGCACGTCAACGCGTTTTTTGTGGCCGTGATTCTGGCGGCGGCGGCTTCGTCGGTGCCGGACACATTTCTGGCGATCGCGGCCGCTCGACGAGGCGACGATTCAGGCGCTGTTTCGAACGCGTTCGGGTCAAATATTTTTGACATCTGTATTTGCCTGTCCGTTCCGCTGTTTGTGAATTCGTACCTCACCGGCTGGGCTCCCGTCAGTTTGCTGCAGGACGGTAAGCCGATGGCTGGCCTGATGGGCTTAAGAATTCTGCTGGTCGCGTTGACCGTCACGAATCTGGCCATCATGTGGCACAATCGCCAGATCACTCGCTTCAAGGCGTTCGTGATGTGCGGTCTGTACGCGGTGTTTATCGCGTACGCGGTTTTGGAATCGCAGGGGCTGCTGTTTTCTGGCAACTAA
- a CDS encoding glutamine amidotransferase — translation MKLAFEPVWPWPLILLTCVALLGVVAIGYPRRVRHLPKTWQRILMGLRVALVLLISLWLLRPAIVLESDENSDAVLYVVLDASGSMNTPDAPGGISRRQSLLQLFDEAKPLLDELGESVEIRIRELAEDLTPVESPSATSDGELTAIGANLEELAKEADRENIAAILFWGDGKQAALGRDNIDPIQPARLLGRQHRPVYTVSYGSSEIAATSLDVALSELDIARDVYEGNRVPIRVRFKAFGAEGRDVQLKVYQEDRTGLPNGKSGPMREIPLSADNLTLKTITPRDKAEDTTIDLYFVPSQSGEIKIAVEAIPLNDEVRRTNNRVEAIIRVRSGGIRVAYFDRLRPEFKWLKRITVSSRVQLDAKWVRGGEFSNRNDFNEDWFVPGNYDAFIIGDVPASVFGEERLRKLYACCEAGAGLMMIGGQQSFGPGGYGSTPLAALMPVAMSPSDQQLTDNIPMVPTEAGERHSILQIAPPEQNRSRWSELPPLEGANVLRLKEGTVAQTFAESKSKMPLLVGQSTGAGRVLAFAGDTTWQWALRDDWAVEAHQRFWRQVIFWLTKMENDGETPAWINVEPRDMNPGGLAELTFGLRDEDGLPLANVNYSVNVQRPDDENEVVTVRAEGGHGAGEYQNTALPGDYWATVAAEGSDGLLNYASTRFLVSQRDPELDNPAADPALMRELAHVSGGDYLDPDGMIARLEDWVDNGMPSLKLKRSRRVTLWDNWFSLLLFVLLLTLEWVFRKKRGLV, via the coding sequence ATGAAACTGGCCTTCGAACCTGTCTGGCCGTGGCCATTGATTCTGCTGACCTGCGTGGCGCTGCTGGGCGTGGTGGCGATCGGCTATCCTCGGCGAGTTCGGCACCTGCCCAAAACCTGGCAGCGAATTCTGATGGGGCTGCGAGTCGCGCTCGTGCTGCTGATTTCGTTGTGGCTGCTGCGACCGGCGATCGTACTGGAATCCGACGAGAATTCCGATGCTGTGCTGTACGTGGTACTCGATGCCAGTGGCAGCATGAACACTCCGGACGCGCCGGGAGGCATCAGTCGCCGTCAATCGCTGCTGCAGTTGTTCGACGAAGCCAAGCCGTTGCTGGATGAGCTGGGAGAATCCGTCGAAATCCGGATTCGCGAACTGGCCGAAGACCTGACGCCAGTGGAGTCGCCTTCCGCCACGTCAGACGGAGAACTTACAGCCATCGGTGCAAACCTGGAAGAACTGGCGAAAGAAGCGGATCGCGAAAACATCGCCGCCATCCTGTTTTGGGGCGACGGCAAACAGGCGGCGCTGGGCCGCGACAATATCGACCCTATTCAGCCCGCTCGCCTGCTGGGCCGCCAGCATCGTCCGGTCTACACCGTCAGCTACGGCAGTTCTGAAATCGCCGCAACATCACTCGACGTCGCCCTCAGCGAACTGGACATCGCTCGCGACGTGTACGAAGGAAACCGCGTGCCGATCAGGGTCCGCTTCAAAGCCTTCGGCGCGGAAGGTCGTGACGTGCAGTTGAAGGTCTATCAGGAAGACCGCACCGGCCTGCCCAACGGAAAGTCAGGCCCGATGCGTGAAATTCCGCTCAGTGCCGACAACCTCACTTTGAAAACGATCACACCTCGCGACAAGGCGGAAGACACGACCATCGATTTGTATTTCGTGCCGTCTCAGTCGGGCGAAATCAAAATCGCGGTCGAAGCCATCCCGCTGAATGATGAAGTCCGTCGCACCAACAACCGTGTGGAAGCCATCATTCGAGTCCGGTCGGGCGGAATTCGAGTGGCCTATTTCGACCGGCTGCGGCCCGAGTTCAAGTGGCTAAAGCGGATCACGGTGAGTAGTCGCGTTCAGCTTGATGCGAAGTGGGTTCGTGGCGGCGAATTCAGTAACCGCAACGATTTTAACGAAGACTGGTTTGTGCCTGGCAATTACGACGCCTTCATCATCGGCGATGTGCCAGCCAGCGTCTTCGGTGAAGAACGTTTACGCAAACTGTACGCCTGCTGCGAAGCGGGAGCGGGGCTGATGATGATCGGTGGTCAGCAGAGTTTCGGGCCAGGCGGCTACGGCAGCACGCCTCTGGCCGCGTTGATGCCGGTCGCCATGTCGCCTTCGGATCAGCAGCTCACAGACAACATTCCGATGGTCCCAACTGAGGCCGGGGAGCGACATTCCATATTACAGATTGCGCCGCCGGAACAGAATCGCAGTCGCTGGAGTGAACTGCCACCGCTGGAAGGCGCCAATGTGCTGCGGTTGAAGGAAGGAACGGTGGCTCAGACTTTCGCCGAATCCAAATCGAAGATGCCGCTGCTGGTCGGTCAAAGCACTGGTGCTGGACGAGTCCTCGCTTTTGCCGGAGACACCACATGGCAGTGGGCGTTACGTGATGACTGGGCGGTTGAGGCTCATCAGCGGTTCTGGCGGCAGGTGATTTTTTGGCTGACAAAAATGGAAAACGACGGCGAAACACCCGCCTGGATTAACGTCGAACCTCGCGACATGAACCCCGGCGGACTGGCGGAATTGACCTTCGGGCTTCGCGATGAAGACGGGCTGCCGCTGGCAAACGTGAACTATAGTGTGAACGTGCAGCGACCGGATGATGAAAACGAAGTCGTTACGGTGCGAGCCGAAGGAGGACACGGCGCCGGTGAGTATCAGAATACGGCGCTGCCGGGCGACTACTGGGCGACAGTCGCTGCTGAAGGATCGGACGGCCTGCTAAATTACGCCAGCACTCGGTTTTTGGTGAGTCAGCGTGATCCGGAACTCGACAACCCGGCCGCCGACCCGGCGCTCATGCGAGAACTCGCGCACGTGAGCGGTGGCGATTACCTGGACCCGGACGGCATGATTGCTCGCCTGGAAGACTGGGTGGATAACGGCATGCCAAGTCTGAAACTGAAACGGTCTCGACGAGTCACTTTGTGGGACAACTGGTTCAGCCTGCTGCTGTTCGTGTTGCTGCTGACGCTGGAATGGGTGTTCCGGAAGAAGCGTGGCTTGGTTTAG
- a CDS encoding MotA/TolQ/ExbB proton channel family protein, protein MFLAQIDPAELGPWLKYLSGLTATVIVGAAAFHLFCFFVLSIWYRRDLSVIAGSLDDFTRGLKHRSVLGRSAPLTNQIDAFVEDINDVVNDPSRVKDRTECLRRMHILDERRSYLDSLSFETAGNVARTMIEAYPLAGVLGTILAIGSALQRSDAATNAASTMAAIVARFGDAIWSTFCGLAAAIILMFINSLLETRFERLTQSRSHVRDMVAKAKRELAMTASVGGPADGEDPEALTETAS, encoded by the coding sequence ATGTTTCTTGCTCAAATCGATCCCGCGGAACTCGGACCGTGGCTGAAATACCTGTCCGGACTCACGGCCACAGTCATCGTAGGAGCGGCCGCGTTTCACTTGTTCTGTTTCTTCGTGCTCTCCATCTGGTATCGCCGCGACCTTTCTGTGATTGCAGGATCGCTGGACGACTTCACGCGCGGACTGAAACATCGCAGCGTGCTGGGACGATCGGCTCCGCTGACGAATCAGATCGACGCCTTTGTGGAAGACATCAACGATGTGGTGAACGACCCGTCTCGCGTGAAGGATCGCACCGAATGTCTGCGCCGCATGCACATTCTGGACGAACGCCGCAGCTACCTCGATTCGCTTTCGTTCGAAACCGCCGGCAATGTGGCTCGCACGATGATCGAAGCGTACCCGCTGGCCGGAGTCCTCGGCACGATTCTGGCGATCGGATCGGCGCTGCAGCGTTCTGATGCAGCAACGAATGCGGCATCGACAATGGCGGCGATTGTGGCTCGATTTGGCGACGCGATCTGGTCCACGTTTTGCGGTCTGGCCGCGGCCATCATTCTGATGTTCATCAACAGCCTGCTGGAAACTCGTTTCGAACGGCTCACGCAAAGCCGTTCTCATGTTCGCGACATGGTGGCCAAGGCCAAACGAGAACTCGCCATGACTGCATCAGTTGGGGGGCCGGCTGATGGCGAAGATCCCGAGGCGCTGACGGAGACGGCGTCATGA
- a CDS encoding ISAs1 family transposase, whose translation MPLSTSFVDHFSDVTDPRRGEPVYPLQNILFIAVCAVISGADDFVAIAKFGRTKRDWFAKYLDLSAGIPSHDRFNAILALIRPAEFEKCLLNWITSLQKISDGQIIAIDGKTLRRSYDKASGKSAIHMVSAWATANHISLGQVVVDAKSNEITAIPKLLELIEVSGALVTIDAMGCQTEIASKIVDAEADYCLAAKGNQPTLHAGLVAFFADHLEDDFARCPVRRFETKENTGGREDLRQYLICRAPEDLPDAHRWKNLKAIGIAINNTLRDGKMCIGIRYYILSRYVSGRRFAEAVRSHWGVENNLHWQLDVTFQEDQSRIRKGHADMNFSILRRTALSLLKNESTAKVGIKNKRLNAAWDETYLAKVLFGK comes from the coding sequence ATGCCTTTGTCCACCAGTTTTGTCGATCATTTCTCTGATGTTACGGATCCAAGGCGCGGTGAGCCTGTCTATCCGCTTCAAAATATTCTGTTCATTGCAGTCTGTGCTGTGATCAGTGGCGCGGATGATTTTGTCGCGATTGCGAAGTTTGGCAGAACGAAACGAGATTGGTTTGCGAAGTATCTCGATCTGTCCGCAGGGATTCCGTCGCACGATCGTTTCAACGCCATCCTCGCTCTGATTCGTCCTGCAGAATTTGAAAAGTGCTTACTGAATTGGATCACTTCTCTGCAGAAAATCAGTGACGGACAAATCATCGCGATCGATGGTAAGACACTCCGTCGCAGCTATGACAAAGCCAGTGGCAAGTCGGCCATCCACATGGTCAGTGCATGGGCCACAGCCAATCATATCAGTCTCGGGCAAGTCGTCGTCGATGCGAAGAGTAATGAGATTACGGCGATTCCCAAACTGCTGGAATTGATCGAGGTTTCCGGTGCTTTAGTGACGATTGACGCCATGGGTTGCCAAACGGAAATCGCGTCGAAGATTGTCGACGCAGAGGCGGACTATTGTCTTGCCGCGAAAGGCAATCAGCCCACGCTACACGCAGGTCTTGTCGCGTTCTTCGCCGACCATTTGGAAGATGACTTTGCACGCTGTCCGGTGCGACGATTTGAAACGAAAGAAAACACCGGCGGCCGCGAAGATTTGCGACAGTATCTGATCTGTCGTGCGCCGGAGGATCTTCCGGACGCACATCGCTGGAAGAACCTGAAGGCGATCGGGATCGCGATCAACAACACTCTCCGCGACGGCAAAATGTGCATCGGCATCCGCTATTACATTTTAAGCCGTTATGTCTCCGGCCGTCGTTTCGCCGAAGCTGTGCGGAGCCATTGGGGTGTCGAGAACAATTTGCATTGGCAACTGGACGTCACTTTCCAGGAAGATCAATCGAGGATCCGCAAAGGCCACGCAGATATGAACTTCAGCATCCTTCGCCGCACGGCGTTGAGTCTTCTGAAAAACGAATCCACAGCCAAGGTGGGGATCAAAAACAAAAGACTCAATGCTGCCTGGGATGAGACATACCTCGCGAAAGTCCTGTTCGGCAAATGA
- the truD gene encoding tRNA pseudouridine(13) synthase TruD, with amino-acid sequence MQAAVEGSVSELPLPSARCKGLTPQLRQLCDSCLEPYGMTLSEMKLSFPRDRWFSRGNRATKIVPIDLQVTTDDDDQYQNRRKATLTFELPRGCYATMLIKTLTGVPTDGGPEGTSSENTNSTT; translated from the coding sequence ATGCAAGCCGCAGTTGAAGGCAGCGTTTCTGAACTACCGTTGCCGTCCGCTCGCTGCAAGGGACTCACGCCGCAACTAAGGCAACTGTGCGATTCATGCCTTGAGCCGTACGGGATGACGCTGTCGGAGATGAAACTTTCCTTCCCACGCGACCGCTGGTTTTCTCGGGGTAATCGAGCGACAAAAATCGTTCCTATCGATTTGCAAGTCACGACCGACGACGATGACCAGTATCAGAACCGCAGGAAAGCCACCTTGACGTTCGAACTCCCGCGCGGCTGCTATGCTACGATGCTGATCAAGACACTCACCGGAGTCCCGACTGACGGCGGCCCCGAAGGCACGAGTTCGGAAAATACCAACAGCACCACATGA
- a CDS encoding RluA family pseudouridine synthase, with protein sequence MTDFPPTILHEDNHLLALLKPAGVLTMGDDTGDETMVDVAREYLRVKYNKPGNVFVGVVHRLDRPVSGVLLFARTSKAAARLSDQFRRGAIKKLYHASVEGSPANDSGTLVDWLLKDKQENLVACVSEDTPKAQKSVLNYRVITRDPSRTSLEIEPLTGRSHQIRVQLSEAGMPIIGDVKYGSRVRKGGRILLHAKSLEFEHPTKKERMRIEAPADEA encoded by the coding sequence ATGACAGATTTCCCACCGACTATTCTGCACGAAGACAACCACCTGCTGGCGTTATTGAAACCCGCTGGGGTGCTGACGATGGGCGACGACACCGGCGACGAAACGATGGTCGATGTGGCTCGTGAATATCTGCGAGTCAAATACAACAAGCCGGGAAACGTGTTTGTAGGCGTCGTCCACCGGCTGGACCGTCCCGTTTCCGGAGTACTGCTGTTCGCCCGCACCAGCAAAGCGGCAGCACGATTGTCGGATCAGTTTCGCCGAGGCGCAATAAAAAAGCTGTACCATGCTTCAGTCGAAGGCTCACCAGCGAATGATTCAGGCACGCTCGTCGACTGGTTACTGAAGGACAAACAGGAAAACCTCGTCGCCTGCGTTTCGGAAGACACGCCGAAGGCTCAGAAAAGCGTTCTCAATTACCGAGTCATCACCCGTGACCCCAGTCGCACCAGCCTTGAGATCGAACCGCTCACCGGCCGCAGCCACCAAATCCGCGTGCAGCTTTCCGAAGCGGGGATGCCGATTATTGGCGACGTAAAGTATGGTTCCCGAGTGCGAAAAGGGGGCCGAATTCTGCTGCACGCCAAGTCGCTGGAATTCGAACACCCAACCAAAAAGGAGCGGATGCGGATTGAAGCACCCGCCGACGAAGCGTAG
- a CDS encoding prolyl oligopeptidase family serine peptidase: protein MCTTDNSRHFLLPIRPLRRPNAKAIQMAAFVLTALAFSASASAQATKSVEETVRPYFAPPAEWQHDLGDYLSPLKFADGTMAKTAADWQRRRAEILKQWQTLLGEWPPLITEPMVEILKTERRGTIVQHQVRFFWTPNQKTTGYLLIPDGEGRRPAVITVYYEPETAIGLGKEDRDFAIQLAERGFVTLSIGTTEATAAKTYGLYYPTIEDATVQPLSMLAYAAANAWHVLAKRPEVDAERIGITGHSFGGKWALFASCLFDKFACAAWSDPGIVFDDTRTSINYWEPWYLGYHPRPWRARGLITEENPARGLYPKLREAGRDLHELHALMAPRPFLVSGGAEDPPKRWQALNHSIAVNSVLGYRNRVAMTNRPAHSPNPESNAVIYAFFEHFLKPTRAPAKAEAAK, encoded by the coding sequence ATGTGCACGACAGATAACAGCCGACACTTCCTGCTGCCAATACGGCCACTGCGGCGTCCAAATGCCAAAGCGATTCAGATGGCCGCTTTTGTTCTCACGGCCCTGGCTTTTTCGGCGAGCGCGAGTGCTCAGGCAACGAAATCCGTTGAGGAGACCGTTCGGCCTTACTTCGCGCCGCCTGCGGAGTGGCAGCATGACCTTGGCGATTACCTGTCTCCACTGAAGTTTGCTGATGGCACGATGGCAAAGACGGCAGCCGACTGGCAGCGTCGTCGAGCTGAAATTCTGAAACAGTGGCAGACGCTACTGGGCGAATGGCCGCCGCTGATCACTGAGCCGATGGTCGAAATCCTGAAAACAGAACGGCGCGGGACGATTGTTCAGCATCAGGTGAGATTCTTCTGGACGCCGAACCAAAAGACCACCGGCTATCTGTTGATCCCCGACGGCGAAGGGCGTCGCCCCGCTGTCATCACGGTGTACTACGAACCGGAAACCGCGATTGGTCTCGGAAAAGAAGACCGCGATTTCGCAATTCAGTTGGCAGAACGTGGCTTTGTCACATTGTCGATCGGCACGACAGAAGCCACGGCCGCCAAGACATACGGGCTATACTATCCGACGATCGAAGACGCCACAGTGCAACCGCTTTCGATGCTCGCGTACGCGGCGGCCAATGCCTGGCATGTGCTGGCTAAGCGGCCGGAAGTCGATGCAGAACGAATCGGAATCACAGGACATTCGTTTGGCGGCAAGTGGGCACTGTTCGCGTCGTGTTTGTTCGACAAGTTTGCCTGTGCGGCGTGGTCCGACCCGGGAATCGTGTTCGACGATACTCGCACAAGCATCAACTACTGGGAACCCTGGTATCTGGGCTACCACCCCAGACCATGGCGTGCACGCGGACTGATTACGGAAGAAAACCCAGCTCGGGGCCTGTATCCGAAGCTGCGTGAAGCCGGGCGTGATTTGCACGAACTGCACGCGCTGATGGCGCCTCGTCCGTTTCTGGTTTCCGGCGGTGCCGAAGATCCGCCCAAACGCTGGCAGGCGTTGAACCATTCAATTGCGGTCAACAGCGTGCTGGGGTATCGCAACCGAGTGGCGATGACGAATCGACCGGCGCACTCGCCGAATCCGGAATCCAACGCCGTGATTTACGCGTTCTTCGAACACTTCCTGAAGCCAACGCGGGCACCTGCGAAGGCGGAAGCAGCAAAGTAA
- a CDS encoding sialate O-acetylesterase: MNIPSTLASLIAFAVTLIGSAVADPAHTAGRKPLLVYILAGQSNMEGHAEVRVMDYMSEDPATAPLLAAMKDEDSRHRTIDDTWISFLTGENGRIDGGNREVYGQLTTGYGSQGGRDYSKPGRKIGPELAFGITLQQHLKQPILIIKAAWGGQSLYSDFRSPSSGPYEFNEANAKRFDTQEKKQKLREATGRRYRQMVEHVDAVLKDLKRVVPDYDEASGFQLAGFVWFQGFNDMVDRSTYPNRDQPGGFDRYAEWLANLIRDLRKDLEAPELPVVIGVMGVSGPLELVPDRYRSTHTEFRRAMAAPAILPEFEGTVAAVQTAPYWDVALGAIDTKREQMRSKAHSLRTKNSNHENADGSMTPEDIQRFMREYERTLFTKEERDLEQRAKSNAGYHYLGSAKTYSQIGQAFANAMLQLSKP; encoded by the coding sequence ATGAATATTCCCAGCACGCTTGCTTCGCTAATCGCGTTCGCCGTAACACTGATCGGCAGCGCCGTCGCCGACCCGGCGCACACAGCAGGACGCAAGCCGTTGCTGGTTTATATTCTGGCCGGCCAGTCGAACATGGAAGGCCATGCCGAAGTTCGCGTCATGGACTACATGAGCGAAGATCCGGCCACCGCTCCGTTGCTGGCGGCCATGAAAGACGAAGACAGCCGCCATCGGACGATCGACGACACCTGGATTTCTTTTCTGACGGGTGAAAACGGTCGGATCGACGGCGGCAATCGAGAAGTGTACGGTCAGCTCACCACGGGCTATGGCAGTCAGGGCGGCCGAGATTATTCGAAGCCAGGTCGAAAGATCGGCCCGGAGCTTGCTTTCGGAATCACTCTGCAACAGCATTTGAAGCAGCCGATTCTGATTATCAAAGCAGCATGGGGCGGACAGTCGCTGTACAGCGATTTTCGTTCGCCGAGTTCCGGGCCGTACGAATTCAATGAAGCGAATGCCAAACGGTTCGACACCCAAGAAAAGAAACAGAAGCTGCGCGAGGCGACCGGAAGACGGTACCGTCAGATGGTCGAACATGTTGACGCGGTGCTGAAGGATCTTAAACGCGTCGTGCCCGACTACGACGAAGCAAGCGGATTCCAGCTCGCGGGCTTTGTGTGGTTTCAGGGCTTCAACGACATGGTCGATCGCAGTACCTACCCGAATCGCGATCAGCCGGGCGGGTTCGACCGCTACGCGGAATGGCTGGCCAACCTGATTCGCGATCTCCGAAAAGATCTGGAAGCTCCTGAATTGCCCGTTGTGATCGGGGTGATGGGAGTCAGCGGGCCACTGGAACTCGTTCCAGACCGCTATCGATCGACGCACACCGAATTCCGTCGCGCTATGGCGGCGCCTGCAATACTGCCGGAATTTGAAGGCACGGTCGCCGCCGTCCAAACGGCGCCGTATTGGGACGTAGCTCTCGGTGCCATTGATACGAAGCGCGAACAAATGCGCAGTAAAGCGCATTCGTTAAGGACGAAAAACTCAAACCACGAAAATGCGGACGGAAGCATGACTCCTGAAGACATTCAGCGTTTTATGCGGGAATATGAACGAACACTTTTCACAAAAGAAGAACGGGATCTGGAACAGCGAGCGAAGTCGAACGCTGGCTATCATTACCTCGGTTCCGCTAAAACGTATTCTCAAATTGGTCAGGCCTTTGCGAACGCGATGCTGCAATTATCGAAACCATAA